The following are encoded in a window of Cinclus cinclus chromosome 34, bCinCin1.1, whole genome shotgun sequence genomic DNA:
- the LOC134055755 gene encoding antigen peptide transporter 2-like, with the protein MALPSAGLLPGLLLVADALALVLLVPLVPVLAPLGVAGAWLEAALRLPVLTVATWLLAPRRPPGATAAALTVAATPAAFGTFRYLLGPPGAGPGLLAAASPAWLGVAHAAAALALLAWAAPPVPGGVAETPDHVPKAPGTVWRVLALTWEERNVLGAAVFCLVLAAIGETSGPYVTGKVLDAIGSGDGLTTGAVGMVAAAGATSVLFSGCRGCLFLLLKAHLRQKLSLRLFSHLVHQDLDFFQGTPAAELLARFSMEVPLVCLAAPAGANQLFRSLGMALVVGAFMVGLAPGLALLALLEVPLGIAAHRIQSARKRALQRSMLEASARTASGVQESVAAIETIRIFSAEGEEEEQHSCNLAKELRLREQMELELAFFTLVHRMLQLTIRVLVLFRSHQQLRDGYITPGVLVTFLLYQDTVGSHVQVLLYAFNVFLTNVAAGEKIWEYLDRKPTRDVGGTREPAELQGHVTFQKVSFTYPGNPERPVLKDVTFEVRSGEVTALAGPNGSGKSTAVALLERLRDPESGRVLLDGIPLPEYEHQYLHRKVVLVEQDPVLFSGTIRENIMLGLEHCKESELEEAATAAGAMDFIRGLEQGWDTEVGEHGGRLAAGQRRRVALARALLRRPAVLILDESLDDRNEGTAQRWVRTGLARTVLVVSHRPWVLDAADRLVVLEHGAVVETGTPAELRERCGAYSRLLLGGGSTGGPETPRMGSKKGAASRGE; encoded by the exons ATGGCGCTGCCATCCGCTGGTCTCCTGCCCGGGCTTCTGCTGGTGGCCGATGCTCTGGCACTGGTGTTACTGGTGCCGCTGGTACCTGTGCTGGCTCCGCTGGGCGTGGCGGGCGCGTGGCTCGAAGCCGCCTTGCGCCTGCCCGTCCTGACCGTGGCCACCTGGCTACTAGCCCCGCGCCGTCCCCCCGGAGCCACCGCGGCCGCCCTCACGGTCGCCGCCACCCCCGCAGCCTTCGGAACCTTCCGGTACCTTCTGGGGCCGCCCGGGGCTGGCCCGGGGCTGTTGGCGGCCGCCTCGCCCGCCTGGCTCGGAGTCGCCCACGCAGCTGCCGCACTGGCCCTGCTGGCTTGGGCCGCACCCCCGGTTCCCGGCGGTGTCGCCGAGACCCCCGACCACGTCCCCAAGGCTCCTGGCACCGTCTGGCGCGTTCTGGCACTAACCTGGGAGGAGCGGAACGTCCTCGGAGCTGCCGTCTTCTGCCTCGTGCTGGCGGCCATCG GGGAGACATCAGGACCCTATGTCACTGGGAAGGTGCTGGATGCCATCGGAAGTGGGGATGGACTCACCACCGGAGCTGTCGGGATGGTGGCGGCTGCTGGAGCCACCAG TGTGCTGTTTTCTGGGTGCCGTGGGTGCTTATTCCTGCTGTTGAAAGCACATCTCCGTCAGAAGCTGAGCCTCCGGCTCTTTTCCCACCTGGTGCACCAAGACTTGGATTTCTTCCAGGGAACGCCGGCAG ctgagctcttGGCTCGGTTTTCCATGGAAGTGCCACTGGTGTGCTTGGCAGCACCAGCTGGAGCCAACCAGCTGTTCCGAAGCCTGGGAATGGCCCTGGTGGTGGGGGCATTCATGGTGGGGCTGGCACCGGGACTGGCGCTGCTGGCGCTGCTGGAGGTGCCCCTTGGAATCGCCGCTCACCGCATCCAGAGTGCCCGGAAGCGG GCACTTCAGCGATCCATGCTGGAAGCATCTGCCCGGACAGCCTCGGGGGTGCAGGAATCTGTTGCTGCCATCGAGACAATCCGTATCTTTTCGGcggagggggaggaggaggagcaacACAGCTGCAACCTGGCCAAGGAGCTGAGGCTGAGGGAGcagatggagctggagctggcatTCTTCACCCTTGTCCACAGG ATGCTCCAACTGACCATCCGGGTTCTAGTGCTCTTCCGGAGCCACCAGCAGCTCCGAGATGGATACATCACTCCTGGGGTCCTTGTCACCTTCCTGCTGTACCAGGACACGGTTGGCAGCCATGTTCAG gtgCTGCTCTATGCCTTCAATGTATTCCTGACCAATGTGGCTGCCGGAGAGAAGATCTGGGAATACCTGGATCGGAAACCCACAAGGGATGTTGGGGGGACACGAGAGCCCGCTGAGCTTCAGGGCCATGTCACTTTTCAGAAGGTCTCCTTCACGTATCCTGGGAATCCAGAGCGCCCTGTGCTGAAG gATGTAACCTTCGAAGTGCGTTCTGGGGAGGtgacagcactggcagggcccaaTGGAAGTGGGAAGAGCACGGCCGTGGCACTGCTGGAGCGTCTGCGGGATCCTGAGAGTGGGAGGGTGCTGCTGGATGGGATCCCGCTGCCAGAATATGAACACCAGTACCTGCACCGGAAG GTGGTGCTGGTGGAGCAGGATCCTGTCCTGTTCTCCGGAACGATCCGTGAAAACATcatgctggggctggagcactgtAAAGAGtcagagctggaggaggctgccactgctgctggagccatGGACTTCATCcgggggctggagcagggctgggacaccG AGGTGGGGGAGCATGGGGGGcggctggcagcagggcagcgGCGCCGTGTGGCCCTGGCCCGGGCTCTGCTCCGGCGTCCGGCCGTCCTCATCCTCGACGAGTCACTGGATGATAGAAACGAGGGGACG GCACAGCGCTGGGTGCGCACTGGGCTGGCCCGGACTGTGCTGGTCGTGTCCCACCGGCCGTGGGTGCTGGATGCTGCTGATCGCCTCGTGGTGCTGGAGCATGGAGCTGTGGTGGAGACTGGAACACCAGCTGAGCTGCGGGAACGCTGCGGGGCCTACAGCCGTCTGCTCCTTGGTGGAGGCAGCACTGGGGGACCTGAGACCCCCAGGATGGGCAGCAAGAAGGGGGCTGCATCTCGCGGGGAATAG